Sequence from the Desulfovibrio oxyclinae DSM 11498 genome:
TACGATACGCAGGGCGGTACCACGCCCGAGGGCATCCATACCGGCGTGATGGCCGGGACGCTGGAAGTGGTCAAGCAGGACTTTGCAGGACTGGACCTCTCGGGCAAGGTCATCGCCCTTGAGCCGGATCTGCCGAGGCATTGGAAGACGTTGTCATTCCGCTTCTGCCACCGCAAAGTCTGGTACGACGTGGAGATCAACCATTCCTACGTGCGCGTTTCGGCCAAGACCAGAAGCGAGCGCAGGATTCAGGCCATCATCTACGGCACCAGAATAGAGGTGGGGCCGGAGCCTGTGGAGATCGCCAATCCCAAGAGTCCCGAGTAAGCCGCAAGCAGGAAAGGCATAGGTTTGCCGCAAGGGTTGCAACAAGGTTCGGGGTCGTCCATGGTGGGCGGCCCCGTTTTTTTGCAGGGTAAGGAAGGCGCAAAAAAAAGACGCCCCGGTTAAGGGGCGTCTTTGAGTCGGCCGTATGGTCTAGCAGCCGCAGGAGCCGCTGGAGCATGCTCCGGGGGAGCACCCGCCGCCCCCGCCTACGGGGTTGGCGGAATCGACGGTGAACCCGTAGTAGGTCATGTCGATTTTCACTTCGCCGGTTTCAGATGCGAGTTCTTTGTCGATGAGGAAGGTGAAGTCACCCACTTCAGTCACATTGTCGGTGTCCTTAGGCTCATCCAGAGCCAGAGTCAGTCTCGGACCCGCTCAGCCGCCGGATGCGAGGTAAACACGCACCGGAGCTTTCTCTTTATCCGCAAAGTAGCTTTCCAGCTGCTTCTGAGCGGCTTCGCTAACATTGATCATCTACGTCCTCCTTGTCATTGGCTGGGGACCAAACACGTAAGCATGACCCATAGGTTTGTCAAATACATTGTGGTGCTTCGGGCCAAGTTCGGTTGACCGCAGGTACAGCATGGATTATTCCAAGGCATCCCCGAAACGGAGGACATTATCATGAAAGAATGCGGAACCATTCTCAATAACAAGGAAATGGCCCGGACGCTGGAACGACTGGCTTCCGAGATCATCGAACGCCGGGGCGACAACGAATCGCTGGCGCTTGTCGGCGTGCAGCGCCGTGGCGCGGATCTGGCCGAGCGGCTGCAGGCCATCCTGTCCGACAAACTGGAGCGCCGGGTGCCGCTGGGCAAGCTGGATATCAACCTGTACCGGGATGACTGGACCACGCTGAACATCCAGCCTTCCATCAACTGTACGGAAATCCCGTTTGACGTCGAAGGCAAGAGCATCGTGCTCGTGGACGACGTGCTGTTCTCCGGACGCACCACCCGTGCCGCGCTGGAAGCCGTGCTGGACTACGGTCGGCCGCGCCGCGTGGAGCTGCTGGTGCTCATCGACCGGGGGCACAGGGAGCTGCCCATACAGGCCGACTACGTGGGCAAGCGTGTGGATACCGGCGACGCAGAACACGTCAATGTGCTCGTGAACGAGCGCGACGGCGAAGACCGCGTCTGCCTGACGACCGGAAAAGACGACGCATGACATTTACCAAAGTCGAACGCGACAGCGAGCCGAAGCCCTGCATAACGCTGGTGGGCATGGCGGGAGCGGGCAAGTCCACGCTGGCCCCCATGCTGGCAGAGGCGCTGGGCTGGAAGCACATGGACACGGACCGCCTTCTGGAAGCCTTCTACGGGCGTCCGCTGCAGGATATCTTCGATGGCTACGGCCTTGAAGAGTTCCTGCGCATCGAGGAACAGCTGGTGAGCGAAGTGTTCCTGAACCGCACGGTCATATCCACCGGCGGCAGCGTCGTGTACGGCAAGCGCGCCGTGGATCGTCTCAGGGAACTCGGCTCCGTGGTTTTTCTCGAAATCGACGCCGAGACCTTCGAGAAGCGCGTGGGCGACGCCGAGGGCCGAGGACTGGCCATCGCGCCGGGCAAGACCCTGCGCGACCTCTTTGACGAGCGTCAGCCGCTCTACCGTGCCGCCGCAGACGTCACGGTGCGCACCGACCGCTGTACGCCCGAGGAGTGCGTCAGCGAGATTCTGGAAAAGGTGGACATCGAATGAAAAAGCTGACCCCCAAGGCTGCGTACCGCAAGTTGGCGGCCCTGTATAAGCGCATGGCCGATGAATACTCGGACGTGGCCGGTGCCGTGGGACTGAGCTGCGAAGGCTGCAACGACAATTGTTGCCGCAGTTACTTCCAGCATCATACCTATGTGGAATGGGCCTACCTCTGGGAGGGACTGAATTCCCTGCCGGGGGCCGAGCGCGAGGCGATCCGTCAGCGCGCCGAGACCTATCTTGATGAGGCTCGCATCGCTTTGGAGAAGGGCGAGCGTCCGGCGGCCATGTGTCCGCTCATCCGCGAGGACGGCCTGTGCGGACTGTACGAGTATCGCCTGATGACCTGCCGGATGCACGGCGTTCCCAACGTCCTCGTGAGGCCCGACGGCCGCGTGTCGTCGTTTCCGGGATGCTGGCGCACGCAGGAACTGGCCGGGGATCAGCCCGAGCAGCTGCCGACCTTGAACCGTACGCCCATGCTCAAGGAGCTTGCCCAGTTGGAGATGCAGTTCGTGGGTAAGAAGTTGCAGCAGATGCCCAAGGTGGACCACACCATTGCCGAGATGATTCTCATCGGACCGCCGAAATTCAGCTGATTTCTCAATATCTTTACAACGCGAAAACGGGCCGCTTCCCTGGGGAGGCGGCCCGTTTTGGTTTTATCCTGCGACAACTTTCAAGGCCGTCGCGTGTTGCATGACCTAGAAGCGTTCGAACTCGTCGTCATCCAACTTGAGGTCGAGGCCGCCGGAGCTGTTGCCTTTGCTTGCCTCGTCCTTGTCCGCAGGCTTGTCCTTTTTCCCCTTTTTGGCGGGCGGAAGCTGGTTGCCCGAAGACGCGGCCTTGGCTTTGCGCTTCTGGTCGGGACGGGGGCGCGACGAGGTCACGCGCGCCTGTTGGCGGGACTGGCCCGCACCGGTGTTGAAGAAGCGCAGCACTTCCTGAAGCTGGACGGCCTCTGCGGAGAGGTTCTCCGAGGTGGAGGACACTTCCTCGGACGAA
This genomic interval carries:
- a CDS encoding IscA/HesB family protein, coding for MINVSEAAQKQLESYFADKEKAPVRVYLASGGUAGPRLTLALDEPKDTDNVTEVGDFTFLIDKELASETGEVKIDMTYYGFTVDSANPVGGGGGCSPGACSSGSCGC
- the pyrR gene encoding bifunctional pyr operon transcriptional regulator/uracil phosphoribosyltransferase PyrR: MKECGTILNNKEMARTLERLASEIIERRGDNESLALVGVQRRGADLAERLQAILSDKLERRVPLGKLDINLYRDDWTTLNIQPSINCTEIPFDVEGKSIVLVDDVLFSGRTTRAALEAVLDYGRPRRVELLVLIDRGHRELPIQADYVGKRVDTGDAEHVNVLVNERDGEDRVCLTTGKDDA
- the thrB gene encoding homoserine kinase, translating into MTFTKVERDSEPKPCITLVGMAGAGKSTLAPMLAEALGWKHMDTDRLLEAFYGRPLQDIFDGYGLEEFLRIEEQLVSEVFLNRTVISTGGSVVYGKRAVDRLRELGSVVFLEIDAETFEKRVGDAEGRGLAIAPGKTLRDLFDERQPLYRAAADVTVRTDRCTPEECVSEILEKVDIE